The Halomonas sp. HAL1 genome segment TTCTCGCAAAGGTGGCACTTGCAGTGAGAGCACGTTGAGTCTGTGATAAAGATCCAGCCGAAACAGCCCTTCGCTACAGAGCTGAGGCAGGTTCTGTTGTGTGGCACAGACCACCCGCACATCAAGGAAGGTTTCCTCGTCGCTACCCACACGGCGGAAGCCGCCATCTTGAAGAAAACGTAACAGTTTCGTCTGCAGCCGCGAGCTCATTTCGCCGACTTCATCAAGAAACACCGTGCCGCCTTCGTTAAGCTCCAGAAGGCCAAGCTTTCCTTCCGGCCGAGCGCCTTCAAAGGCACCGGGTGCGTAACCGAAAAGTTCTGTCTCGGCCATTGACTCGGGAAGCCCGGCGCAATTAAGTACCACAAATGGCGCTTGCCCGCGTGGGCTTGCCAAATGGCAGGCTCTGGCCACCAGCTCTTTCCCAGTACCCGTTTCACCCACAATCAGCAACGGAGCATCCAATGGCGCCATGCGACGCGCTTCGTGAATCACTGCTTCCAACCGCGAACTCGACTGAAAGATGGCCTCAAATCCACGCAACTCCTGGCGCTGCACTTGGTAAATACGTGCCCCGATACGGTCAGCACGGTGTAATGTCACAACCGCCCCCGCTAGTGAATCCACCTTAGTGTCTTCGGTATGCAGTGGCGCGATATCAGCCAGATAGGTATTCCCTTTCAGCTTGATCCGCAGCCCATTGATGCGTGAGTTGTTGCGGCGAATCAAATCGGGCAGATCTACCTCTGCAAGGTATCGATCCAGCGAGAGCCCTGGTACTTCTTGAATACGCACACCCAATACCTGAACAGCGATACGGTTGGCCGCCACAATTCGTCCCTGCATATCTATCGACATCACTGGGTCAGAAAGCGAGGATAGCAGCGCACCCAATTCCAAATGACGCCGTTCGCTGGGCATCAAGCTAGCGCGCTTAACACCAAACACACCGGGGATGGCTTCCAATACCGGCTTTAGCGTCAGTAACTGTGCATTGAGTAATTTTGGAACATGTAAATAGATGGTATTGCCCTGATCACCCCCGACTTCTCCCCGCGCAACATTAATTCGGTAGTCAGCGAACTGGGCCACTATATCGCGAAGAATGCCGACTCGATTCTGACAGTAAAATTTAAGACGCATAGAACCCTCACGGCACAAAGCAAACGCAATTACTTAGCCACCTTTCACCGGCAGCCCCCGCTCCTCTTTCATACTGCGCAGTATAATTTCAGAGCGAACCTGGGTGACATTAGGATGAGGCAATAAATGATGATGAATAAAGTCCGAAAACTCAGTTAGATCCTTGGCGATAACGTGCAATACATAGTCTGCGTCCCCTGAGACTGAATATGCCTCACGCACCATGGCGTGCTTCGTCAGTAACGTCACAAAATCATCATCCATGCTTTCACCATGAGCTTTCAGATTAACTCTGGTGATGGCACGTAACCCAAAGCCCAGGCTAGCGGCATCAAGCCGAGCCGAATACCCCTTAATCACACCTTCGGTTTCTAACCGCGCTTTGCGTCGGGAGCACTGAGAGGGAGACAGGCTGACACGCTCCCCCAATTCTGAATTAGTGAGGGCTGAGTTCTTTTGCAACTCTGATAAAATTGCAAGATCGTAACGATCCAAGGAGATCCCGTGCATATAACGCTCCATTTGCACACAAGCTGTGTACCATTTGGCTGCATCTTAGGTTAGTTTGCAACCTAATTGCACCGTCTCTTCCCTATACTGAGTTGGTCGACCAACAAGACAATAAAGGAGAGACAGCGATGGGACCTTTTCCTCATGACGCACCTAAAGAAACCATAAGCGATACAAACCCAGCAGGTACAGATGGCTTTGAATTTGTTGAATTTGCGCACCCTGAACCTGAAAAACTAGATAGCCTATTTAGGCAAATGGGTTTCGTCCCCGTTGCAAAACATCGTGACAAATCAATCACCGTTTATCGTCAAGGCGACATCAACTACCTTCTTAACAGTGAACCTAACTCCCATGCGTCAGCGTTTATCGAGGAACACGGCCCCTGTGCACCGGCAATGGCTTGGCGAGTCGTTGATGCTCAGCATGCCCTAAAACGCGCCGTCGACTTGGGGGCTGAAGAGTTCACAGGAAATAAATCAATCGATGCGCCTGCTGTTGTTGGCATTGGTGGCTCGCTGCTTTACTTTATTGATACTTACGGTGAAAAAGGCAGCTGTTACTCAAACGAATTTGAGTGGTTCGATGAGGTAGATCCTAATCCTAAGGGGTTTGGTTTTTACTATCTTGATCACCTGACTCATAACGTTATTCGCGGCAATATGGATACATGGTATAAGTTTTACCACGACACCTTTAACTTCTGCGAAATACGCTACTTTGATATCACCGGTAAAATGACAGGCCTTACCAGCCGTGCATTGACTTCTCCCGATGGTAAAATTCGCATACCCATTAACGAAAGTGCCGACGATCACAGTCAGATTGAAGAGTACTTGCGCGAATATAACGGCGAAGGCATTCAGCATATCGCCATTGCCACAAACGACATCTACTCCGGCACTGACTTAATTGCTGATGCAGGGCTCGAATTTATGCCTGGCCCGCCGAGCATTTATTATGAAAAGTCGTTGGAGCGCGTAAAAGATCACCAGGAGCCTCTCGAGAAACTGCAAAACCGTGGCATTTTGATTGATGGCGAAGGTGTCGTGGGCGGTGGTGAGACCAGAATTTTGCTACAAATATTCTCAAAAACGGTAATAGGCCCCATCTTCTTCGAGTTTATTCAGCGTAAAGGCGATGATGGTTTTGGAGAAGGCAATTTTAAAGCACTTTTCGAGTCCATCGAAGAGGATCAAATAAACCGTGGCGTATTGCAAAGCACCACTGAATAGTATAAGGCCGCCGAATAACAATATTAGCGATGTTGAAAAGGAAACACTGTGTACGACGCTTGGCGTAACTATGTAAATGCCCCCCAAGAGGGGGCTATTGTTTGTCCTTCTAACGTTATACAAGAAGGCAACGCACACTGCATGGAAGTTATTAGTAACGGTGGTACTTTCCCTATCGTTGCAACGCGCATAAATGGTACTATTTATTGCTACGTTAATGCCTGCCCCCACCAATATTTACCTTTAAATTACCGGTCAAATGTTATCATTTCATCAGATGGGCATCATTTGCTATGCAGTGCGCATGGGGCAGCGTTTGACATTAAAACAGGCAACTGTTTAACAGCTGCCTTTGAAAAACTTGACGCAATACCAGTGCTTGAAGACCAAGAAGGAAGCGTATGCATCGGTTATAGTAAATCTTGAACGTATTGATGAATACGTTCTATTTTTTATTATAGTTAGCTATAAATCTGATAACCGTGACGGTCCTAACAAAAAATAATCACAACTATACGCTTACATCATAAGCGAACTCATCGAGTTCGCTTATGAGCAAAATAGCGACTCAGAAAAGATAAGCCCACCAAGAGACTATTGCTGCCTAGCCCCTACTCCGATACTTTTTAACAGTATCATTTCCTTTAAACTAGGCAGCGTGGATGTAATTCGAACTCGTACCTTTAAAAACAAGTTGTTCAGGCGTCAGGATCAAGCACCTCGTCGGCGCTCAGCCCCTCCTCGTCGCCCACTTCTTCAAGTTGTTCGAGGAAAAAGGCACGGGCGGACTCGCCATCAATACCCTGCTCGCTGGCCACGGTCTCCCACTGCCCAGGCAAGTCCGCTGCCATCTGCTGGAAGCGCTCCATTTCCTCTTCGGGCAGATCGATGAAGGTGTTACCCTGCTGCTCAGCGAACTCAATGCCACGCTCATCTACCACATCCATCATATAGCCGAACAAGCGGGAAAGACGCTCACCCGAGACTTCCTCGATTGCCGCACGATCCTCTTCGGATAACGAGGCCCAGGTATCAGGGTTGATCACCAAGGAGAAACTGCCACGGTAGAAGCCGCCGGGCATTTGGACGGTGTAAGGCAGTACCTCGGCTAGACGAAAGCTCTTAAGACCCTCAAGCGTCAGCATGGCACCGTCGATGACCCCCTGCGTGGCGGCTTCATAAGTGCCGCCCGGGGGCAGTGCCACGCCGGTGAGCTCAAGCGAATTGGAGATGTCGGCCATGATCCCACCGCCGATGCGCACACGCTTGCCATCAAGGTCATCAAGGCTATCAATTGATTCGTTCAGGTAGAGAGCTCCAGGACCATGCACCCCAACCCCAATCACCTCGACGCCGCGGTGCTCGCCGGCCTCGGCCAAGTACTCGTTATGGGTGCGCCAGTAGGCAACCGAGGCTGCCTCGGAAGAAAAGTCCTCGAAGGTGGGCAACTCCGGTAGCTTAGTCAGCTCGAAGCGCCCCGGCATTAGGCCATGAAATAGCCAAGTAACATCAGCCACCCCGTCGGCTACTAGTTCCATCTGGGCGTCGGGCGGGCCCATGTCATGGATTACATTAATAGTGACGCGGCCCTCGGTAGCCTCTTCCACCCAACTTCCCCAGGTCGGCCAAACGATGGTATTGACGCCATGGTTGGGACCTGCCCAAGTGCTAACCTGCAATTCAGTGTCCGCCGCAACGCCTTGAAAAGCGCTAAAGGATAGCGCAGTGAGTGTCGTTAGTGTTGCCAGTTTCTTCATTGTTAGAATCCTCTATATTGTTGTTGACATCGTTGTTGTTCATATCAAGGTTGGTGTACGTTTTAAAGCGTCTTGTTTGTCATTGATATTAGAGGGAGAGTACCAGGCGCTTACCCTTCGCACGCGAGCAGCAAACCATCATACGATTATTAGCATCGCGCTCGACAAGACTGAGCACCAAGTCACGGTGATCAATGTGCCCCTCTGCCACCGCCACCTCGCAGGTACCGCATAGGCCTTCACAGCAATCACTAGGCACATCCACGCCAGCAGCCGTCAGCGCCTCAAGCAAAGTTTGATCATTGCCGACCTGTACTGTCAGGTCGGAATCCGCCAGTACTGCTTCAAAGCCATGCTCGTTCTCTGGATCAAGAATACTGGGGCGGGCGGAGAAATGCTCAATATGCAGCGTCCCCTCGGGCCAATTCACCGCTAACGCCTCAAGCACCTCAAGCATGCGTTCCGGGCCGCAGGAATAGACCTGCTCACCTGCGGATAGGCCGCTCAGGACGACCGGTAGATCAAGGCGACA includes the following:
- the hppD gene encoding 4-hydroxyphenylpyruvate dioxygenase; protein product: MGPFPHDAPKETISDTNPAGTDGFEFVEFAHPEPEKLDSLFRQMGFVPVAKHRDKSITVYRQGDINYLLNSEPNSHASAFIEEHGPCAPAMAWRVVDAQHALKRAVDLGAEEFTGNKSIDAPAVVGIGGSLLYFIDTYGEKGSCYSNEFEWFDEVDPNPKGFGFYYLDHLTHNVIRGNMDTWYKFYHDTFNFCEIRYFDITGKMTGLTSRALTSPDGKIRIPINESADDHSQIEEYLREYNGEGIQHIAIATNDIYSGTDLIADAGLEFMPGPPSIYYEKSLERVKDHQEPLEKLQNRGILIDGEGVVGGGETRILLQIFSKTVIGPIFFEFIQRKGDDGFGEGNFKALFESIEEDQINRGVLQSTTE
- a CDS encoding Rieske 2Fe-2S domain-containing protein, with protein sequence MYDAWRNYVNAPQEGAIVCPSNVIQEGNAHCMEVISNGGTFPIVATRINGTIYCYVNACPHQYLPLNYRSNVIISSDGHHLLCSAHGAAFDIKTGNCLTAAFEKLDAIPVLEDQEGSVCIGYSKS
- a CDS encoding TRAP transporter substrate-binding protein — its product is MKKLATLTTLTALSFSAFQGVAADTELQVSTWAGPNHGVNTIVWPTWGSWVEEATEGRVTINVIHDMGPPDAQMELVADGVADVTWLFHGLMPGRFELTKLPELPTFEDFSSEAASVAYWRTHNEYLAEAGEHRGVEVIGVGVHGPGALYLNESIDSLDDLDGKRVRIGGGIMADISNSLELTGVALPPGGTYEAATQGVIDGAMLTLEGLKSFRLAEVLPYTVQMPGGFYRGSFSLVINPDTWASLSEEDRAAIEEVSGERLSRLFGYMMDVVDERGIEFAEQQGNTFIDLPEEEMERFQQMAADLPGQWETVASEQGIDGESARAFFLEQLEEVGDEEGLSADEVLDPDA
- a CDS encoding Lrp/AsnC family transcriptional regulator translates to MHGISLDRYDLAILSELQKNSALTNSELGERVSLSPSQCSRRKARLETEGVIKGYSARLDAASLGFGLRAITRVNLKAHGESMDDDFVTLLTKHAMVREAYSVSGDADYVLHVIAKDLTEFSDFIHHHLLPHPNVTQVRSEIILRSMKEERGLPVKGG
- a CDS encoding sigma-54-dependent transcriptional regulator, whose product is MRLKFYCQNRVGILRDIVAQFADYRINVARGEVGGDQGNTIYLHVPKLLNAQLLTLKPVLEAIPGVFGVKRASLMPSERRHLELGALLSSLSDPVMSIDMQGRIVAANRIAVQVLGVRIQEVPGLSLDRYLAEVDLPDLIRRNNSRINGLRIKLKGNTYLADIAPLHTEDTKVDSLAGAVVTLHRADRIGARIYQVQRQELRGFEAIFQSSSRLEAVIHEARRMAPLDAPLLIVGETGTGKELVARACHLASPRGQAPFVVLNCAGLPESMAETELFGYAPGAFEGARPEGKLGLLELNEGGTVFLDEVGEMSSRLQTKLLRFLQDGGFRRVGSDEETFLDVRVVCATQQNLPQLCSEGLFRLDLYHRLNVLSLQVPPLRECLDGIEDLAAYVLDRASRQIGCPLPELSPAALEKITRYDWPGNVRQLENILFQAVSLCEEKTIQPLHLRLPHSEVASGLAGIPLEGNLSDMLGEVERNILSTLYEQYPSSRQLGKRLGVSHTTIANKLKRYGIGTQEDA